One Styela clava chromosome 4, kaStyClav1.hap1.2, whole genome shotgun sequence genomic window, ATGTGATTCTGAACACACGcaacggggctcccgaagtatgcgaaccaagatggcggacatcggaatgtactatgtgtactaggttagggttaggccataattttaggtataaatactacgagaggctcttggctagtcttcgaactgataataggactaaaatagggaaaattggaaaaaaattatcgcctaaccctaacctgttacccatgttacgttccgatgtccgccatcttggttcgcatacttcgggagcacccacgTAACTAATTGAGGTTGACTTTTATTCACTGGGCgccacaaaaaatatataaaaataaaacattgttaCTTAGCGATTcctgagtaaattaaaattacatttttcactGACTCGGATCACGGATGTATTAATTATTGGAccttatagataatgtcataaatatatttttgaattaccACCTTGTTCCAAGACAGTCTTTTagtaagtaaacgaatagctcgcagagcacctgggtttctctcacggagcaCGTTGCAAACCTATGTGGTCTACTGTAGCCTACGCTgaacaacaataataaaagcAGCGTAAAAGTGAACAACAACAGacattgaatataaaaatggtgaccgtacatttgaacccatgtgtatatccatgggttagggttagtatgggttcaaaaacaaaaaaattccataggtgcaatagcatacgggtgcaattgtcatgggttcaaatgtacgtggggtcacatgtaatggaacctataaAAATACCATTCCATGCCCTTGGGTTCCAACTTCAGTGCGAATAGTATCAATTAAAATCCACATGCTTTTTGAAACTTGTGCTGTGCAATCAAATCAGTCTTCCTTATGAAACCCATCATCAAATTTCACATATGACGATAGTCAATTTGCAAAGATATAGCCTTCTgttttttgccatttctattaTTGCCTTCTATTTCTGAAGTCGAAATCTATTCCaataaatgataatattattgcatACGAGTTTGTGGCTCTATACAATCCGAAGAACACCACGCTGTTTGTTATaagtataaaatcaaaatatacttataacTAACACTAGAATGTTGGTAGCACCTTTCTCTGGCTCCATTTGAGTGattaatatttttgtgttgTGTCATATGCGAACGTAGAATCGTAGTAGTTTGAGGTGAATGCATTTTTATATTAGAATCATCGTTGCTCCATATTTACCACATATTAATTCAGTTATTTAACTATTGTAGCGACTTTTATTAATGTccctattatatatatatatatacgttgcTGGGAGTCTTTCACCATTTGCATATAACGTTGTTGCGCATTCCTTAACATGAAGCAACCAATGCCATATTTTCGAACAAACCTGAAATACGTtaaaccagtgattctcaacctttttttagtTTGTGTATCGATAAACCTTCAAAATCAGCCCAAAATGTCAGAAACActcaacaataacaacaaaggCAGACAATTCAATTTAATGAAGAATTTGCTGCTATCCGCGCATAGTCTTCATCTGAGAATACGTCGCTGTTGAAAGGCATAATACCAGTGCTGTGGAAGCCAGCTAGGATATTACGCGGTACAAATGCGCAGATGTGAGCTTCGTTCACCAAATGAGCTATGTCGTATATAGACACAGTCTTACCCGGATTGGACCTCATCCAATTATCCATCGCGCGCACATAGGCTCTTTTGTATGGTCCATAAACAGTCTTGTCTAAAGGCTGGAGTTTGTGGGACGTGTGTGGAGGGATGGTCAACACCACAACTCCGTTCGCCTTTGCCTTGTCAACAGCTGTCAGTGAAACGTGGGCCTCGTGATTGTCTAAGATGAGCAATATCTTTCTGTCGGGTATACAGCGTGTATGCTTAATGAAGTGATCGAGATAGTTGACAAACGTTTCCTCGTTAATCCAACCTGATCTGGTGGCCGCACCGTCAGATCCCAGTGGCGCACCTCGTATGAAGTGATTACGATAATTGACACGGGGATATATCATGTAGGGCGGAATAAATCCACCAGCAGCCTTGATCGCATTGACTACGGTTACCAGCTCACCTCTTTCACCTGATGTGACAGAACCAATCTGCTTAACCCCTTTTTCCGTAACAATGCTCTCAGGCTTTTGCACCGTATGCCACCCTGTTTCGTCGATGTTATATACGTCTTGTGCCTCGAATTTGTGTTGGTCCATTACTTTGGCAAGGTTTTTTCAGAACTGTCCCACTGTATGGCGATTAAATGCCGTTGCTCTGGCTAATGAAGTAGCTTCTGGACTTCGAATTGCAAGGTTATTGCGTGCTTTCAATCCAAGCCAAAACCCTTGACCAgtttttttgttgattttccaATTTTGTGGCACATCAACATCGTTTCTTTCTGCAAACTCACACGCCAAACATTGGCATTTATTTTTGGATAGGCCATGGTAGTTTGCTGCAAGTGTTTTGATGTGACTAGCTAGTTCAGCTTCCATTTCAGGACTGAATATCATATTCTTGAGCTTGCAATTCTTGTATCCGCTTGTACCAAGCGGgtcatgtttttgtttatcCATGTATCGCTTAAGCGTCATTCGGTCCACATCAAATGTTCTCGCTGCCGATCTAATACTGCATCCCTCTTTAACCGCTTCTGCCGCCCTTTCGACTAATGCCGGATCACTTCCACGGGTTGGTTTTCTTTTGTATGTTTGCGGCATCGTCTGATAAAGGAAAAATGTGATGAAAAATATATCCAATGCAGGAGCGTTGAGCCACGGAGCAACCCTCCTGGGGACCACTGGATCAACCCTCCCATGATCGGCCATCTTCCCATTTGAGCTCCGCTACTGCCGAATGACTACTCGACGTGCGCTGCAATAGACTCCATTAGAGCATCACAACATAGACTACACAATGACTTAATGTGACTAAACCACGACCTGTAATATTATTAATAG contains:
- the LOC144422122 gene encoding uncharacterized protein LOC144422122; this encodes MDQHKFEAQDVYNIDETGWHTVQKPESIVTEKGVKQIGSVTSGERGELVTVVNAIKAAGGFIPPYMIYPRVNYRNHFIRGAPLGSDGAATRSGWINEETFVNYLDHFIKHTRCIPDRKILLILDNHEAHVSLTAVDKAKANGVVVLTIPPHTSHKLQPLDKTVYGPYKRAYVRAMDNWMRSNPGKTVSIYDIAHLVNEAHICAFVPRNILAGFHSTGIMPFNSDVFSDEDYARIAANSSLN